The Shewanella japonica genome has a window encoding:
- the ubiT gene encoding ubiquinone anaerobic biosynthesis accessory factor UbiT, whose product MSFRFTNSVAKNVLGLAPKVATQSLAVVPEKAKMNVLAKLLSLTLSEQIKFGELDFLQSKWVAISVMDIGLHFEISFNDELLLRPLTQADVTFTANVPELLLVAAGKEDPDTLFFQRKLKIEGDTELGLEVKNLLLGIELESLPKPARLTIEKLALTLQTLQGYSSEQPQASA is encoded by the coding sequence ATGTCTTTTCGTTTCACCAATAGTGTGGCTAAAAATGTACTAGGGTTAGCCCCTAAAGTGGCAACGCAATCTTTGGCGGTAGTACCAGAAAAAGCCAAAATGAATGTGTTGGCTAAATTATTGTCTTTGACATTGTCTGAACAGATAAAATTTGGTGAGTTAGACTTTTTGCAGTCTAAATGGGTTGCTATTTCTGTGATGGATATTGGCTTGCACTTTGAAATCAGTTTCAATGATGAATTGTTGCTTAGACCATTAACACAAGCAGATGTGACTTTTACGGCTAATGTTCCTGAGTTACTGTTAGTTGCGGCAGGAAAAGAAGATCCTGATACCTTATTCTTTCAACGTAAGTTAAAAATTGAAGGGGATACTGAGTTAGGCTTAGAAGTGAAAAATTTACTACTCGGTATTGAGCTAGAATCTCTGCCTAAACCCGCTAGATTAACAATAGAGAAGCTGGCTTTAACACTACAAACTCTTCAAGGCTACTCATCTGAGCAGCCCCAAGCGTCAGCTTAA
- the ubiU gene encoding ubiquinone anaerobic biosynthesis protein UbiU, whose translation MELLCPAGNLASLKAAFRAGADAVYLGLKNDTNARSFAGLNFTPEQMKQATKLAHSQGRKVFLTLNTYPKPGEESRWYQAIDLAAQLQMDALITADISLLDYASRRYPHLPLHLSVQASATNLAALEFYQQAFNIERAVLPRVLSMKQVKDLAKNSSVDLEVFAFGSLCIMAEGRCHLSSYVTGQSPNTGGSCSPAKHVRWQEDGNQCLTRLNEILIDTSNIDQQLGYPVVCKGRYIAENESQADYLLESPTSLNTLSLLPQLANAGICSLKIEGRQRSPVYVEQVTRVWREAIDSYLANPNAFTELARWNETLAKVSEGQVTTLGAYERQWQ comes from the coding sequence ATGGAACTCTTGTGCCCAGCAGGAAATTTAGCCTCATTAAAAGCCGCTTTTAGAGCAGGTGCTGATGCGGTTTACCTCGGATTAAAAAATGATACAAATGCACGTTCATTTGCAGGGTTAAACTTTACACCCGAGCAAATGAAACAAGCGACGAAGCTTGCCCATAGTCAAGGCAGAAAAGTATTTTTAACCTTGAATACTTACCCAAAACCAGGTGAAGAGTCACGCTGGTATCAGGCCATTGATCTGGCAGCCCAACTTCAAATGGATGCTTTAATCACTGCTGATATTTCGCTGCTCGACTATGCAAGCCGTCGATACCCTCATTTACCGCTTCATTTATCAGTTCAAGCTAGTGCAACGAACCTTGCTGCACTAGAGTTCTACCAACAGGCATTTAATATCGAGCGAGCGGTATTACCTCGGGTATTGTCGATGAAGCAAGTCAAAGATCTTGCTAAAAATAGCTCTGTTGACTTGGAAGTGTTCGCCTTTGGTAGCCTTTGCATTATGGCAGAAGGACGATGCCACCTATCATCTTATGTTACAGGTCAGTCACCCAATACCGGTGGTTCTTGCTCGCCAGCAAAACACGTTAGATGGCAAGAAGACGGTAATCAATGTTTAACACGTTTAAATGAAATACTCATTGACACTTCTAATATCGACCAACAGTTAGGTTACCCCGTTGTGTGTAAAGGGCGCTACATTGCTGAAAATGAATCCCAAGCCGACTACTTACTCGAGTCGCCAACAAGCTTGAATACACTCAGTTTATTGCCTCAACTTGCTAACGCAGGTATTTGTTCTCTTAAAATTGAAGGCCGACAACGCAGTCCAGTGTATGTTGAACAAGTCACCCGTGTTTGGCGTGAAGCAATAGACAGTTACTTGGCCAACCCAAATGCATTTACTGAACTTGCAAGATGGAATGAAACATTAGCAAAGGTATCAGAAGGACAGGTCACCACATTAGGCGCCTACGAGCGTCAATGGCAGTAG
- a CDS encoding U32 family peptidase, translating to MKISLAPINYCWEKTAVDDFYQQATQSRIDTIYLGETVCSRRRLLKFNDYIELATMLNAHGKNVILSTMALIEAQSELTELKKYVDNGEFSIEANDMAAIQIAQQANLPFICGPSINNYNRASLDILHKMGMSRFVMPFELSKAWLDTVLNHPNRPGFEVEVTGYGYIPLAHSARCFTAKHFGLSKDNCETICRQHPKGILAQTQEQQSLLRLNGIQTQSAAHLDLTSEIADMIAMGVNFFRVSPNDIHDIKRADELVSLISHLKNHSDEADNKTTSSNVNACNGYWFGQAGLQQV from the coding sequence ATGAAAATTTCACTCGCACCAATTAATTATTGTTGGGAAAAAACCGCAGTAGATGACTTTTACCAGCAAGCTACTCAAAGTCGCATAGATACCATTTACCTTGGTGAAACCGTCTGCAGTCGCAGAAGATTACTCAAATTCAATGATTACATTGAACTGGCAACCATGCTTAACGCTCACGGAAAAAATGTCATTTTATCTACCATGGCATTAATTGAAGCTCAATCGGAGCTGACCGAGTTAAAAAAGTATGTCGATAATGGTGAGTTCAGCATCGAAGCAAATGACATGGCTGCAATTCAAATCGCACAACAAGCAAACCTGCCATTTATCTGTGGTCCTTCAATCAACAACTACAACCGAGCCAGCTTAGATATACTGCATAAAATGGGAATGAGTCGTTTTGTTATGCCATTTGAACTGTCTAAAGCTTGGTTAGATACAGTATTAAATCATCCTAATAGGCCTGGGTTTGAAGTTGAAGTGACTGGATATGGGTATATTCCATTGGCGCATTCTGCTCGTTGTTTTACCGCTAAACATTTCGGGTTAAGTAAAGATAACTGCGAGACAATATGCCGCCAGCATCCCAAAGGCATTTTGGCGCAAACTCAAGAGCAACAAAGTCTATTACGTCTAAACGGAATTCAAACTCAATCTGCAGCTCATTTGGACTTAACCTCTGAAATCGCCGATATGATAGCAATGGGCGTTAATTTCTTTAGGGTCTCACCCAATGATATTCACGATATTAAGCGAGCCGATGAATTAGTGAGCTTAATTAGCCACCTTAAAAACCACAGCGATGAAGCAGACAATAAGACCACATCTTCGAACGTTAATGCCTGTAATGGCTATTGGTTTGGTCAAGCAGGATTACAACAAGTGTAG
- a CDS encoding YjiH family protein — protein MTPISYNGAITIPIAIVSKAVQSHFADVLPLLVTCIVVFMAIISVISKLLKPKLVLEKPFLNTLLNVSPFWLVVRILGAIFIVLTYLEIGSEVIYSADTGALVLNDLLPVLFSVFIFAGMLLPLLLNFGLLEFFGTMLTKLMRPIFNLPGRSAIDCMASWLGDGSVGILMTNKQYETRLYTEREAAVIGTTFSAVSITFSLVVISQVKLEHLFVPFYLTVCLAGFVAAVVVPKLPPLSWKKDLYIDNTPRHPDDEMIPKGHGVMSWGFEQAINKASRAGGVKHVLREGVKNVVDMVFGIIPVVMAIGTIALILAENTPIFEYLGMPFIPLLELLQIPEADVASTTIVVGFADMFLPSILASSIESDLTRFVIAALSVTQLIYMSEVGALLIGSKIPVNFFELFVVFILRTLVTLPVIALCAHLLI, from the coding sequence ATGACGCCTATCAGTTATAACGGCGCCATTACGATTCCAATTGCTATTGTTTCCAAAGCAGTGCAAAGCCATTTTGCCGACGTATTACCTTTATTGGTAACTTGTATTGTCGTGTTTATGGCTATCATTTCGGTAATCAGTAAATTACTTAAGCCTAAATTGGTATTAGAAAAGCCTTTTCTTAATACCCTTCTCAATGTGTCACCTTTTTGGTTAGTTGTTCGTATTTTAGGTGCGATATTCATTGTATTAACTTATTTAGAGATTGGCTCCGAAGTTATCTATTCTGCAGATACTGGTGCATTAGTCCTTAATGACTTGCTACCTGTATTATTTTCTGTGTTCATTTTCGCAGGTATGTTGCTGCCGTTATTATTAAATTTTGGTTTGCTCGAGTTTTTCGGAACCATGCTGACTAAATTAATGCGTCCTATCTTTAACTTACCTGGCAGAAGTGCAATCGACTGTATGGCATCATGGCTAGGTGATGGTAGTGTCGGCATTTTAATGACCAACAAACAATATGAAACACGCCTTTATACTGAGCGTGAAGCCGCTGTCATCGGTACAACCTTTTCTGCTGTTTCGATTACCTTTAGCTTAGTCGTTATCTCTCAAGTCAAACTTGAACACCTTTTTGTACCGTTTTATTTAACAGTATGTTTAGCTGGTTTTGTCGCTGCTGTAGTGGTTCCTAAGTTACCACCACTGTCATGGAAAAAAGATTTATACATAGATAACACCCCTCGTCATCCTGACGATGAAATGATCCCTAAAGGTCATGGGGTTATGTCGTGGGGATTTGAGCAAGCAATCAATAAAGCATCTCGTGCTGGCGGCGTTAAACATGTACTGCGTGAAGGCGTAAAAAATGTCGTGGATATGGTGTTCGGTATTATCCCAGTAGTAATGGCCATTGGTACTATTGCCCTTATACTTGCAGAAAACACTCCTATTTTTGAATACTTAGGTATGCCGTTTATTCCACTGTTAGAACTACTGCAAATTCCGGAAGCTGATGTCGCATCAACCACAATCGTAGTCGGTTTTGCTGATATGTTCTTGCCATCTATTTTAGCAAGCTCTATTGAATCTGATTTAACGCGTTTTGTGATTGCGGCTTTGTCAGTCACACAATTAATCTACATGAGTGAAGTCGGTGCATTATTAATTGGTAGCAAAATCCCAGTTAACTTCTTTGAGTTATTTGTAGTATTCATTCTACGTACACTCGTTACACTGCCTGTCATTGCACTTTGTGCTCATTTACTCATTTAG
- a CDS encoding PilZ domain-containing protein: MDERRQYTRTLFAATATLSFNDKTYRTNILDLSINGALVSEPEALSLTLGQKIGLSFLLPESDIVLNMDTVLVHHKGQQLGLECQHIDLDSISHLKRIIELNIGDAELLHRELAQLLHLD; this comes from the coding sequence ATGGATGAAAGAAGACAATACACTCGCACATTGTTTGCCGCGACAGCCACCCTCAGTTTTAACGATAAAACCTATCGTACCAATATATTAGATCTCAGTATTAATGGCGCATTAGTATCAGAGCCAGAAGCCTTATCCCTCACATTAGGACAAAAAATTGGCTTAAGCTTTTTACTGCCTGAATCTGATATCGTCCTGAATATGGATACTGTACTCGTGCATCATAAAGGCCAGCAACTTGGGCTAGAGTGTCAGCACATTGACCTTGATAGCATTAGCCATTTAAAAAGAATCATAGAGTTGAACATTGGTGATGCTGAGTTATTGCACAGAGAATTAGCACAGTTGCTGCATCTAGATTAA
- a CDS encoding transporter substrate-binding domain-containing protein, producing the protein MFIRFKVSLLLWCVFSTSLFAKESTPQVLRLYQNEFHFQYHIELLKMALDKTAAEYPEARVQFTEQVTPGRGLKMLEQGEVNVAFLASSKQREKMFIPIKVPLLQGLLGYRLLYIHQDNQDKFKQVNSANQLSHSFVAGFGSHWADLDVLRHNELPTQEVGTAKSLYRMLQAKRFDYFPRGVSEIWAEKKRLGPDLPDLIIEPNLALVYHLPMYVFVNKQNPELAERIEKGLQRAIEDLSFQELFLKYYSDAILKAKLPQRTIIHLENQDYLSEKPIDSSWWL; encoded by the coding sequence GTGTTTATTCGATTTAAAGTCAGTTTATTATTGTGGTGTGTCTTCTCAACAAGTCTGTTCGCTAAAGAGTCCACTCCTCAAGTTTTGCGCTTATATCAAAATGAGTTTCACTTTCAGTACCATATTGAATTATTAAAAATGGCATTGGATAAAACGGCTGCTGAATACCCTGAGGCTAGAGTACAATTTACCGAGCAAGTTACCCCTGGTCGCGGTTTAAAAATGTTGGAGCAAGGCGAAGTCAATGTCGCTTTTCTTGCTTCAAGTAAGCAACGTGAAAAGATGTTTATTCCGATAAAAGTCCCATTGTTGCAAGGCTTATTAGGGTATCGGTTACTGTATATTCATCAAGATAATCAAGATAAATTTAAGCAAGTTAACAGTGCAAATCAGCTAAGCCATTCATTTGTTGCTGGCTTTGGCTCACATTGGGCTGATTTAGACGTTTTACGCCATAACGAGTTGCCAACGCAGGAAGTTGGCACCGCGAAAAGTTTGTATCGTATGTTACAAGCGAAGCGTTTCGATTACTTCCCAAGAGGGGTGAGCGAGATTTGGGCTGAAAAGAAAAGGCTAGGCCCTGATTTGCCCGATCTCATTATCGAACCTAACCTAGCACTTGTTTATCATTTGCCTATGTATGTGTTTGTGAATAAACAGAATCCAGAGTTGGCGGAGCGGATTGAGAAGGGCTTACAAAGAGCCATTGAAGACTTATCGTTTCAGGAGTTATTTTTAAAATATTATAGTGACGCTATTTTAAAGGCGAAATTACCCCAGCGAACAATTATTCATTTAGAAAACCAAGATTACCTTAGCGAAAAACCTATCGATTCAAGCTGGTGGCTTTAA
- the radA gene encoding DNA repair protein RadA, whose translation MAKNKTAFVCNECGQDFPRWQGQCSACQEWNTISEVRIAAVKSTANSVAGYAGSVGGGSKKLGEVEEFEAEKKLTGIGELDRVLCGGLTTGSVNIISGDPGAGKTTLLSDLIARMSQSMPSLYCTAEESLSQFKNRVNRLKLNYNEDNLYLMAETSVEAIIAELEAKKVKFAVIDSIQAVVSETANGSPGSPSQVKSSAQALTQYCKQNNVTMFLVAHVNKNNETAGPQTLIHIVDCLTHIECNDGQIRTLRANKNRFGDVDTVGIFKMTERGMISVDNPSEIFLSGSTTNSPGAAITCIRKGNRNLLLEIQCLTTETEGEFPQRVCVGLNMNRIKMLTGVLRKHTKTKIYHDTYFNLVGGLKIDESETCIDLALVTALLSSLNDFVVPRTTCIMGELSLNGDVRPIDSGVPRVKEAVQHGFTEVFIPHRNYHKSMEGLGAKIHPIKTIHELLELIN comes from the coding sequence ATGGCAAAGAATAAAACAGCGTTTGTATGTAATGAATGTGGGCAAGATTTTCCACGATGGCAAGGGCAATGTAGTGCATGTCAGGAGTGGAATACGATTTCTGAAGTGCGTATTGCAGCAGTTAAATCTACAGCAAACTCAGTGGCGGGTTACGCAGGCTCTGTTGGTGGAGGTTCAAAAAAGCTCGGTGAAGTTGAAGAGTTTGAAGCCGAGAAAAAATTAACGGGTATTGGTGAATTAGATCGAGTGTTATGTGGGGGGCTCACGACCGGCTCAGTCAATATTATTTCAGGCGATCCAGGGGCGGGTAAGACCACATTATTGTCTGATCTGATTGCAAGAATGTCTCAAAGCATGCCATCACTCTACTGTACTGCTGAAGAGTCGTTATCCCAATTTAAGAACCGAGTTAATCGGTTGAAGCTTAATTATAACGAAGATAACTTGTATTTAATGGCTGAAACCAGTGTCGAAGCGATTATTGCAGAACTTGAAGCCAAAAAAGTTAAATTTGCTGTGATTGATTCGATACAAGCTGTTGTGTCAGAAACGGCGAATGGCAGTCCAGGTTCGCCTTCACAGGTTAAAAGCAGTGCCCAAGCCTTAACACAGTATTGTAAGCAAAATAATGTGACCATGTTTTTAGTGGCTCACGTCAATAAAAATAATGAAACAGCTGGGCCGCAAACACTGATTCACATTGTAGATTGTTTGACTCATATTGAATGTAATGATGGTCAAATCAGAACCCTACGTGCGAATAAAAACCGATTCGGTGATGTTGATACTGTGGGTATTTTCAAAATGACCGAACGTGGCATGATAAGTGTTGATAATCCGAGTGAAATCTTCTTATCTGGGTCTACAACCAATTCTCCTGGGGCTGCCATTACCTGTATTCGAAAGGGGAATCGCAACCTTTTACTTGAGATTCAATGCCTAACAACTGAAACAGAAGGCGAATTTCCACAGCGAGTCTGTGTCGGTTTAAATATGAACCGAATTAAAATGCTCACTGGCGTATTACGTAAACACACCAAAACCAAAATTTATCACGATACTTATTTTAATTTAGTCGGTGGGTTAAAAATTGATGAGTCAGAAACCTGTATTGATTTAGCACTGGTGACAGCACTCTTAAGTAGCTTGAATGATTTTGTGGTACCAAGAACCACATGCATTATGGGCGAACTCAGTTTAAATGGTGATGTTAGGCCAATCGACAGCGGTGTACCGCGTGTTAAAGAGGCGGTACAACATGGCTTTACAGAGGTGTTTATTCCGCATCGTAATTATCATAAATCGATGGAAGGTTTAGGCGCTAAAATTCATCCGATTAAAACCATTCATGAATTACTTGAGTTAATTAATTAG
- a CDS encoding PilZ domain-containing protein produces the protein MSIEDHSQLIEQLKPLLMEPDFKEVFEKLTIDESNSTRFLVKMELNRLSASCTRIIDLRDKSELQCEEVTVAKQRHFLDEPAKLSLVQALGLYRNKYTVGVYEHVLSQHKLRKESLRKTEQEPTEELSELVVPGVVLGSYFSRSEERMNYSIRISASQDGGGEVLGASLDLSVGGARVRLPAKHRFDQDKPLRVKLLELNEEFFFEDLQHGVDYQIVDIQNKDDSAIMRLKRLGDSKELDKLLSQLIRGYKFRYKVDVNDVIVNATGLGFERHYLPMLSHMPLYLSVENGKPFISHQLLSRGNQPILQYFIDENEVNQLPNFLTNNRLVNLIKSPDKADHSLFFCFTHSNKGITQYFSATLHELKKHQAMQLFFGFGASKSSWRIFKVCQQKVDHKLNYKTSTLPGDEQQYSALTEQQLARFAYTLQLIDLTNEDIRPNYRAWFNEGDNVNQLKIFNQKKLTKNTIKRLSMPFSERRREARFAFKTIIEIEHNGKKSRGISHDISSRGIQFTLEDDTQFSSATDVILSFPKLQEIAGKMQLSQLPYRLIRARTQGNKKQQTLHLSALIGHEPHQGVEFLNKLINHNRDKFEQLSEDEGELKELADGMKNLLLRQLVSVPYFVEKTKKSAQLACIGIGTKTDDISHLFAAGSTTPLSFNLTPLFNETEFKQLIIDPVRSMKPIDGMQYFEVFLQISRQGRGAINIQSQLVSDFSHRSAQIKFISHAQAVGKFMALRIYLGATEKPDMSYIRREMEYITIHASHRAKALEERLWRIIGSGELLDITSEVEVRFPELHLLED, from the coding sequence ATGAGCATAGAAGACCATAGTCAGCTAATAGAACAACTCAAGCCGCTATTAATGGAGCCCGACTTCAAAGAGGTCTTTGAAAAACTCACCATCGATGAGTCTAACTCTACTCGCTTTTTAGTTAAAATGGAGCTCAACCGCCTTTCAGCCAGTTGCACCCGAATTATTGATTTACGAGATAAATCTGAACTTCAATGTGAAGAAGTGACCGTTGCTAAACAGCGACATTTTCTTGATGAGCCCGCTAAACTTTCCCTTGTTCAAGCTCTTGGACTATACCGTAATAAATATACTGTTGGCGTATACGAGCATGTCCTGAGCCAACACAAACTTCGCAAAGAAAGCCTTCGCAAAACAGAACAAGAACCCACTGAAGAGTTATCTGAACTCGTCGTCCCTGGTGTTGTATTAGGGAGCTACTTCAGTCGCAGCGAAGAGAGAATGAATTATTCCATTCGTATTTCTGCATCACAAGATGGCGGCGGCGAAGTCTTAGGTGCCAGTTTAGATTTATCCGTGGGTGGCGCTAGAGTTCGTTTACCCGCCAAACATCGCTTTGACCAAGATAAACCACTTAGAGTAAAACTACTTGAGCTTAATGAAGAGTTCTTTTTCGAAGATTTACAACATGGTGTAGATTATCAAATTGTTGATATACAAAATAAAGATGACAGCGCCATCATGCGCCTTAAGCGTCTTGGAGATAGCAAAGAATTAGACAAACTACTCAGTCAGCTCATTCGCGGTTACAAGTTTCGCTACAAAGTTGATGTCAATGATGTCATCGTCAATGCCACCGGCTTAGGGTTTGAGCGTCACTATTTACCTATGTTGTCACACATGCCGCTGTATCTGTCTGTTGAAAATGGGAAGCCATTTATCAGTCATCAGTTACTCAGTCGTGGCAACCAGCCTATATTGCAGTATTTTATTGACGAAAACGAAGTTAACCAATTACCTAACTTCCTCACCAATAATCGATTAGTTAACTTAATCAAGTCGCCTGATAAAGCAGATCACAGTCTATTCTTTTGTTTTACCCATAGTAATAAAGGCATTACTCAGTATTTTTCAGCCACCTTACATGAACTAAAAAAGCATCAGGCTATGCAGCTCTTTTTCGGTTTTGGGGCCTCTAAATCCAGCTGGCGAATTTTTAAAGTATGCCAACAAAAGGTAGATCATAAGCTTAATTATAAAACCTCGACACTGCCTGGTGATGAGCAGCAATACTCAGCGTTAACAGAGCAACAACTGGCTCGTTTTGCCTATACATTACAGCTTATAGACTTAACTAATGAAGATATTAGACCAAACTATCGTGCTTGGTTTAATGAAGGCGATAACGTCAATCAACTTAAAATCTTTAATCAAAAGAAACTGACTAAAAATACGATAAAAAGATTATCAATGCCTTTCAGCGAGCGTAGACGAGAAGCACGCTTTGCCTTTAAAACCATTATAGAAATTGAGCATAATGGTAAGAAGTCTCGTGGGATTTCCCATGATATCTCATCACGTGGTATCCAGTTTACCTTAGAGGATGATACTCAGTTTAGCAGTGCAACAGATGTCATATTGAGTTTTCCTAAGTTGCAGGAAATCGCTGGAAAAATGCAATTAAGCCAACTGCCATATCGACTTATTCGTGCTCGCACTCAAGGTAATAAGAAACAGCAAACTTTGCATTTATCCGCATTAATCGGTCATGAACCGCACCAAGGAGTGGAGTTTCTCAATAAACTAATCAACCATAACCGAGATAAATTTGAGCAGCTTTCAGAAGATGAGGGCGAGCTAAAAGAACTGGCTGATGGGATGAAAAATTTATTGCTTCGACAACTAGTCAGTGTGCCTTACTTTGTTGAAAAAACGAAAAAGTCAGCTCAATTAGCCTGCATTGGAATTGGCACCAAAACCGACGATATTAGTCATTTATTTGCAGCGGGCTCAACTACACCACTCAGCTTCAACCTCACGCCATTGTTTAATGAAACCGAGTTTAAACAGCTCATTATTGATCCTGTCAGATCAATGAAGCCCATAGACGGCATGCAGTACTTTGAGGTTTTTCTGCAGATATCAAGGCAAGGTCGAGGAGCAATTAACATTCAATCACAGTTAGTCAGTGATTTTAGCCATCGCAGTGCACAAATAAAATTTATTAGTCATGCACAAGCTGTAGGCAAGTTTATGGCATTGAGGATTTATTTGGGCGCAACAGAAAAACCTGATATGAGCTATATTCGCCGTGAAATGGAATACATTACTATCCATGCCAGCCATAGAGCTAAAGCCTTAGAGGAACGTTTGTGGCGAATTATTGGTAGTGGTGAACTGTTAGATATTACATCTGAAGTCGAGGTCAGGTTTCCAGAGCTGCATTTACTAGAAGATTAG
- a CDS encoding alpha/beta fold hydrolase → MKQESHFLPYRDGKLHLRHIKPSMPIASREPILMLHGAMSNGRVFYSPSGRGLACYLAEQGYDVYVLDTAGRGLSEPRINASYSLGQTEVILEQIPLAHQFILSQTGADKVHWCAHSWGGVLMASCYIRFESLRPEVASFVTFGTKRTIKVKSLRKTMMVDVFWNRLAPLMTQYQGYLAADKYRIGMDNESRQSLLQTIDWVGGDWVDAEDHFDYSEAVKGISWPKTWFIAAQKDYVLGNPRDVKDMMLECGLENADYTLLSKRKGFKRDYTHGGMLTDKVAVLDHFPLVSDWYNRF, encoded by the coding sequence ATGAAGCAAGAATCTCACTTTCTGCCATATCGTGATGGCAAGTTACACCTTCGACATATCAAGCCCTCTATGCCAATTGCTTCTCGAGAACCTATACTGATGCTTCACGGCGCGATGTCGAACGGACGGGTTTTTTATAGTCCATCAGGGCGAGGTCTTGCCTGTTATTTGGCTGAGCAGGGCTATGATGTTTATGTGCTTGATACTGCAGGAAGAGGCTTGAGTGAGCCTAGAATTAATGCTTCATATTCTCTGGGACAAACAGAGGTGATTTTGGAGCAAATCCCTTTAGCTCATCAATTTATCCTATCCCAAACTGGCGCGGATAAAGTGCATTGGTGCGCTCATTCATGGGGGGGCGTATTAATGGCGAGCTGTTATATTCGATTTGAGTCATTACGCCCTGAGGTTGCCTCATTTGTTACTTTTGGTACCAAGCGAACCATTAAGGTTAAATCATTAAGAAAAACGATGATGGTGGATGTATTTTGGAACAGACTTGCTCCATTAATGACGCAATATCAAGGTTACTTAGCGGCAGATAAATACCGGATAGGGATGGATAATGAAAGCAGGCAATCATTATTACAGACGATTGACTGGGTAGGTGGTGATTGGGTAGACGCTGAAGATCACTTCGATTATTCCGAAGCGGTTAAAGGTATCAGCTGGCCGAAAACCTGGTTTATCGCTGCTCAAAAAGATTACGTACTAGGAAACCCTAGAGACGTAAAAGACATGATGCTTGAGTGTGGTTTAGAAAACGCTGATTATACACTCTTGTCAAAACGAAAAGGTTTTAAGCGTGACTATACCCATGGAGGAATGCTGACTGATAAAGTGGCTGTTTTGGATCACTTTCCATTAGTGAGTGATTGGTATAATCGATTTTAA
- the serB gene encoding phosphoserine phosphatase SerB, protein MESQKNSNALTWLFSGEDGSFSHGDFSLTRYFEDEFLNNIQVKQPHRFRVIFDEVDFDAVSSWLNHLNQDCSVAVLMRHNELKGFEIASSSRLAQLIECFPIDSNAELFEVTQALPSIFKPGLLVMDMDSTAIQIECIDELAAMAGVGEAVSEVTERAMQGELDFEESLRLRVSKLAGASDSIINQLCQDLPLMPGLESIVAELKPNDWKLVLASGGFTPFVGHLKDLLGLDAAYANELVIEDGKLTGEVTGEVVDAQYKADVIDKSAAKWQIAAGQRVAIGDGANDIPMVKAADYGIAFHAKPKLLAASNASIQRLDLRCLVFHLQG, encoded by the coding sequence ATGGAAAGTCAGAAAAACTCTAATGCTCTAACCTGGTTATTTTCAGGGGAAGATGGCTCTTTTTCTCATGGAGATTTTAGCTTAACTCGCTACTTTGAAGACGAATTTCTCAATAATATCCAAGTTAAACAACCGCATCGGTTTCGGGTCATTTTTGATGAGGTAGATTTTGATGCTGTGTCTTCGTGGTTGAATCATCTTAATCAGGATTGTTCTGTGGCTGTGTTAATGCGCCATAACGAGCTAAAAGGGTTTGAGATCGCTTCATCCTCTCGGTTAGCGCAATTAATTGAATGCTTTCCTATTGACAGTAATGCAGAGCTATTTGAAGTCACACAAGCATTGCCGAGTATATTTAAACCGGGCTTATTGGTGATGGATATGGACTCGACTGCGATTCAAATTGAGTGTATTGATGAATTGGCCGCGATGGCTGGAGTTGGTGAAGCTGTTTCAGAAGTAACAGAAAGAGCAATGCAAGGTGAACTTGATTTTGAAGAAAGTCTTCGTCTTCGAGTAAGCAAGCTTGCAGGGGCGAGTGACAGTATTATTAATCAGCTTTGTCAGGATTTACCGCTAATGCCTGGGCTTGAGTCTATTGTGGCTGAATTAAAGCCTAATGACTGGAAGCTGGTGCTAGCATCAGGTGGATTTACGCCGTTTGTTGGCCATTTAAAAGACTTACTGGGGTTAGATGCTGCCTATGCTAATGAGTTAGTCATCGAAGATGGAAAGCTAACAGGTGAGGTGACTGGTGAGGTTGTCGATGCGCAATATAAAGCCGATGTGATAGATAAAAGCGCTGCTAAATGGCAAATAGCTGCAGGTCAACGAGTGGCTATTGGTGATGGAGCCAATGATATTCCAATGGTTAAGGCGGCAGATTATGGTATTGCATTCCATGCTAAACCTAAGTTATTAGCAGCATCAAATGCGAGTATACAGCGATTAGATTTACGCTGTTTAGTATTCCACCTTCAAGGTTAA